Within Methanomassiliicoccales archaeon, the genomic segment GAGTGCTTCCTGTTCGACGCGGGAAACACCCTTCTGAGGTTGAACCCAAGCCGGGAGGAACTCCTTCTGAAGATACTGAAAACTCACGGGATGGAGACCACTCTGGGGAAGGTGAAGCTTGCCTTCATGATGAACGATCACATGATGAACATAGGTGGCTTCACCATCCTTTCGAAGGAGAAGAGATGGCAGTACTGGAAAGAATATACTGAGAACTTGTTGAATTCAACTGGACTTCCCTTGGAAGAAATTGATGGGGTGACAGAGAGCATTTCAGGAGCATTTTGCAGCCCAAAGAGCTGGATCCCCTTCTACGACGTCAAACCCACCCTGGAAAAGCTCAGGGATTCAGGATGTGTCATGGCGATCGTTTCCAATGCCGAGCACTGCCTCTACCGAACACTGGAGATTCATGACCTCGCGCAGTACTTCGAGACGGTCGTCATATCGGAAGAAGTGCGAGTGGAGAAGCCAGATCCATTGATATTCCAGGAGGCACTTACACGCCTGAATATTCCTCCTGAGAAATGCGTGCACACCGGTGACATGATGGATGCGGATGTCAGGGGGGCAAGAGAAAGTGGGATCACGCCCGTCTGGCTTGACAGACAGCAACTGGGTAAGTACACTCCAGAGATATTGAGGATCAGCACCCTCACCGATCTGCCGGTGATGTTCAGGCTTCCCGGTGACGGGCGCGTGAGCCTATGACATATCATGTTACCACCTTGAAGAATAGGGAGTTCGAGCGGGGCATCTGCAACACCTCAGGAACAAGAAACCCAGACTATCTAGAAATGCTTAAATACACCCCCGAGTCTAGGTAGACGTTGCGATGCTCTGAGGGGAGAATACGGGACGCGTCAACGATAACGTATTTATATCCCTTCGAATATTGCGTTGCCCCGCGGGGACCAAAACTTGTGTT encodes:
- a CDS encoding HAD-IA family hydrolase, whose protein sequence is MMHDHMTIKECFLFDAGNTLLRLNPSREELLLKILKTHGMETTLGKVKLAFMMNDHMMNIGGFTILSKEKRWQYWKEYTENLLNSTGLPLEEIDGVTESISGAFCSPKSWIPFYDVKPTLEKLRDSGCVMAIVSNAEHCLYRTLEIHDLAQYFETVVISEEVRVEKPDPLIFQEALTRLNIPPEKCVHTGDMMDADVRGARESGITPVWLDRQQLGKYTPEILRISTLTDLPVMFRLPGDGRVSL